CCCGCCCCATTTGGCCCGATCACAACAGTGGCGCCCTGCCCCCCTAACGTCAAATCTATTGGCCCAACCAAGCGCTGCCCGCGCCTGCGGCTCTCGATTGCGATAGCTTGCATCGGGAAGAGCTGCATCACCACCGCCCCTCTCGTTCAGTCCGGCCCAACCAATGGATCGCCAAGTTTACCGCGACCGCGAGCCCAATCAGCACGAAACCAAGTGCCAAGGCCAAAGCGAATTCGCCCTTACCCGTCTCCAGCGCGATGGCAGTCGTCAGAACCCGCGTTGCGTGATCGATATTGCCCCCAACAATCATGATCGCCCCCACTTCACCGATCGCCCGGCCAAAGCCCGCGAGGGCGGCAGTCAACAAAGCACGGCGCGAGTCCCACAGTAGGGTCTGTATTTTCTGCTTCTGCGTGACGTTCATTGAGATCAGCAGGTCGTGATACTCCTCCCAAAGATCTCGGATCGACTGATGCGCGATCGAGGCAATAAGCGGCACAATGATGATAACCTGCGCGATAATCATGGCCGTCGGTGTGAACAACAGACCCATGACGCCAAGCGGTCCTGAGCGAGAGAGTACCACATAGACGACAAGCCCAACCACTACCGGAGGCAGGCCCATCAGCGCGTTCAGCACCGCAATGACCAAACGCCGTGCCCGAAACCGCTTAACTGCGACCAAGGCCGCCAATGGGAGAGCAACCAGGCAGGCGACCATCAAGGCGGACAGGGTCACACGCAACGATCGGCCTGCAATTTCCAGCAGTTCAGCATCGAGTGTGAAGACAAGCCAGAAAGCTTGTGCAATGCCGCTCCAAATATCGACCATCCCGCGCTGGCCTCCCCCGCAATGGGGCATAGCCCCTCTTCGCGCACCCTGTCAGGAGTATTCTGGGGAAGCTAGACCTGGGAGCTCTGAAATTTGTTCGGGAGACAGGCTGGCCAAAGATTTACCGTGTCTAATATGCCTGCGGGTCAGGATGACCCAGTTGCGATTCTGCCGATCTACGAGATGCGGCTCTAATATGGGGAAGAGGGGCTCCGTCGACTTGTTCCGTACCTTCAGCAAGGATAGTTCAGGTCATGCATTGAAAGATCTCATAAATTCAAAGATTTGCCTCGAGAATCTTACCCAACTTCACTTGCTCAACGCGGCTAATGTTGCCTGTAGCCGTGCTAATCACGCAAGAATCTGTTGCAAGCAATCCTTCAATGGCATTAAGTAACGGAAACAAAAGCGCTACCGAATAATAGCGTTACTGAGAGCGAGGGCAGAT
This genomic stretch from Sulfitobacter sp. DSM 110093 harbors:
- a CDS encoding ABC transporter permease; the encoded protein is MVDIWSGIAQAFWLVFTLDAELLEIAGRSLRVTLSALMVACLVALPLAALVAVKRFRARRLVIAVLNALMGLPPVVVGLVVYVVLSRSGPLGVMGLLFTPTAMIIAQVIIIVPLIASIAHQSIRDLWEEYHDLLISMNVTQKQKIQTLLWDSRRALLTAALAGFGRAIGEVGAIMIVGGNIDHATRVLTTAIALETGKGEFALALALGFVLIGLAVAVNLAIHWLGRTEREGRW